The Bdellovibrio sp. ZAP7 DNA segment TGCGGATTTTTGATCCGTCAAGTGACTGCGCCTGTTCAATTGCAAGTTTCAGCAAGTACATCGAATCATACCCTTGTGCTGCAGATACAGCAGAAGCAATTGGTGACTCTTTGAATTTGGCATTGTAATCCGCGATAAATTTCTTTTGCTTATCAGATTTTGCCGAAGCTTCGATAAATGTTTGCGGCATCTTTGTGCCGTTTCCGTTTTTACCCGCATTGGTAATATAGTTCGACATTGAAAGAGTCCAACTGCCGATCATGTCCACTTTCCATCCTAGACGAGCCATCGAGTTTGAAACGGCAGCCAGCTCCGGACCAATACCATAAACCAATAGGACGTCGGCTTTCGCTGCCCGCGCCTCTTGCAGTTGCGCACTCATATCACTGTCTTTAATTTTAAATTTCCCAATGTAAACTGGCCTCACGCCTTTCTCTTTTAGGACCGCTTCCATCTTTTCGCGGCCATTTTGGCCATAGTTGGTATCGTCACACAGAAGTGCAGGTTTTTTGAATCCAAGCTTTAAAGCCTCATTCACGATGACCCGAGATTGGATGTCATCATTTGCGGCAATTCGGAATACAAAATTTTCAGGACTGCCTTTAAAGAGTTCATTCACTTTAGCGCCAGCACTAACATTAATAATTAACGGAACTTTTTTTGTATTTGCATACTGTGTACTAGCATCGGCAACGCCAGTATTAATTGGCCCTAATACCGCCACGACTTTTTCTTTGTCCAACAGCTCCAACATGATTTGTCCACCACGTTCGTTCTTGGCTTCGTCGTCACGATCTACCATTGATATCTTTTTCCCAAGAACGCCGCCTGCGGCATTGATTTCATCAATAGCCACCTGAACTCCGTTACGCATGGAAACACCCATCGGAGCACTCCCACCAGTGAAAGGACCATAAACACCGACCTTGATTGTGTCCTCCGACTTTTTTGTACAGCTGGCTAATGCAACCGCCAGAATCATCAACGCAAGCTTTGGAAATCTCATAAGTATCCTCCCACAATTACGAAAAATTCTTTGGTCACCATACTTTAAAGTCAAGACACCCTCGAATTTGTGAAAGATTGTGTGTGTCTCTACATCTCGATGTCTCAATTCACAACTGTGATTTGGAGGCCCATGAATCCCGGTCAAAGTCGAGTCTGTCGATGAAGGTATGATGCTCGGTAATATTCATTGCGATTCAACAAAGTTTATACAAAAATTTGTAAAGTCTAAAAGCACATCAAGGAGTTCAATAATGATGAAGACATTTGTAACGGCAATGGTTTTGGTTTTTGCAGTATCTGGCGCTCAAGCGAAATCTAAAGGTAAGGCTGCAAAAGCAGACGCAACTAAAACGGAAGCTTACAAAATCGATACTAAAGAGAGCACAGTTGCATGGAAAGGCACTAAAAAAGCTGGTTCTTCTCACAACGGTCATATCTCTGTAAAAGATGGTGAAGTTCAAGTTGATAGCAAAGGTCAAATCACAACTGGTCAAGTGAACATCGACATGACGACAATCACAAATGAAGATTTGAAAGATGCTGAATACAACAAGAAGCTTGTTGGTCACTTGGCAAGCAACGACTTCTTTGACACAGCAAAATTCCCGGTGACTACATTCAAAGTTCTTAGCGTAACACCTGTTTCCAAGGACGAAGTGACTGTTAAAGGTGAATTGACGATGATTGGTAAAACAAACCCGATCGAATTCCCTGCAAAAGTCACTGTTGATAAAGGAGTTGTAACTGGCGAAGCGACTGTTAAAGTTGACCGCACTAAATGGGGTCTTAAATATGGATCTGGCAACTTCTTCAAAGAATTGACTGCAGACAAAATCATCAGTGACGAGTTCGAAATGAATTTGAAACTTGTCGCTAAAAAATAGTTTGATTCTTACAAACTGTAAATCAAAGGCTCGGGAAACCGGGCCTTTTTTATATCCAACTCTTAATACTTCTAAGATCGCACTCTCCAAAATACTTTGCTAGGTTCGTGCGATGAAAAAAATCAGTCTATTTACCCTCTTTGCCGTTGTTGCGATGAACTTACCCGCCTTTGCTGAAAAGACCGTATCGGACTCTTTGGTCAAGGATCTTTCCTGCAGCAAACTCACCGTGAATGAAATCTATCGTCGCATGTCTCAACAACAGTTCTCCAGCGATTTCCACATACCAATTACAAACTGGGGTGTTGAGGCACGTGGTGGACTTTATGAATTGGGTGTTTGTTGGTCTTTATCACGCGCTCAACGACTTTTCTTTTATCTGAATCGCTGGAACTCTCCATCCACAGTTCAAGGCCCTCAGACTCTGCAAGTTCTCAACATGCTTCGCGGCGATTCAACATATCCTATGTTGCTAAATCAAGAATCCTACTTGCGCACTGATCTGGGCTTACTGGGAAACCTGATGGACGGAATTAGAATCCATAAAGGTGATGCCAACACTCATCGCAACTTTAGATCCGAAATCGAAAAGTATGAATTGGAGCGTTT contains these protein-coding regions:
- a CDS encoding ABC transporter substrate-binding protein, whose translation is MRFPKLALMILAVALASCTKKSEDTIKVGVYGPFTGGSAPMGVSMRNGVQVAIDEINAAGGVLGKKISMVDRDDEAKNERGGQIMLELLDKEKVVAVLGPINTGVADASTQYANTKKVPLIINVSAGAKVNELFKGSPENFVFRIAANDDIQSRVIVNEALKLGFKKPALLCDDTNYGQNGREKMEAVLKEKGVRPVYIGKFKIKDSDMSAQLQEARAAKADVLLVYGIGPELAAVSNSMARLGWKVDMIGSWTLSMSNYITNAGKNGNGTKMPQTFIEASAKSDKQKKFIADYNAKFKESPIASAVSAAQGYDSMYLLKLAIEQAQSLDGSKIRMALEDLAVPYEGITGSYTKPFSSSDHEAVKEANVMLGMVKDGIVVDSTTQKK
- a CDS encoding YceI family protein, with the protein product MMKTFVTAMVLVFAVSGAQAKSKGKAAKADATKTEAYKIDTKESTVAWKGTKKAGSSHNGHISVKDGEVQVDSKGQITTGQVNIDMTTITNEDLKDAEYNKKLVGHLASNDFFDTAKFPVTTFKVLSVTPVSKDEVTVKGELTMIGKTNPIEFPAKVTVDKGVVTGEATVKVDRTKWGLKYGSGNFFKELTADKIISDEFEMNLKLVAKK